The genomic window cacttggCTCCTAATTAGGCAAGTCAGCTGTCTCGCTTTGACATTTACAATTCGCTTTTAACTAATTCGTTGCCGTCAAAGGAGATTCCTTCTCTGATTAATGTGCTCCGTGCATTTGGGCCAAGCAATGACAATGATTCACCCACAAGCGGCATTCCACGAATGTGGGACgagaaaattgcaaatattaGATCTAATGTCCAAGAAATGGGGTTATTCAATGTGGAACATATCCACAGAAAAGTGGAGCACAGCGTGACTTCGTTTCTAAGAGCTCTTCTGAATTTAAAGTAAAGTGAGGTCTCCTGGaggtatttaatatttgtagaATAACCGTCTCAATCCAGAAATACAATATATGGTGGGTAAGCTAACCCTtgtaaaaaatcaacaccacAAGCAGCACTGATAACATTTAAGTAAACttacaacaaaaaatcgaTCTCgatttaatttgtttgattCTCGGGGTTGCTTTGATCAAACAAGCCAAATTCGAGCCACGTATCCTTCCCAGCCCCACGCAcacaatcaaataaaatgctCGAGCAATAATTCCGCGTGTCGTTTGTTAACCAAAAACGAAATCTCATCGTGTGTGCTCATCGCACCTGTTCCTCATGCGAAATTAGTTTCAAACGGATACCACTAATGTGGCAAGCAGCCCCCATAGACCATTCTGCACCTCTAGAGTTTTGGGGCTATGACCGACTAACACATTGATGATGAATGCCTATTGATCTTTTATTAAAGGTGAAACTCTCAAATATGCTTCAAATTTCAAACGTGCCTTATGCGAAAGTctgcaattaaaagtttatatTTTCTGCTTAAATATCTAAATACTTAAAGTTATTTTGTACTTAATTTATAAACATGAATAAATTGAACAGTAAATTATGCGACTCCAATTTACTGTACTTTCTTAATTTGTTAATATACAAAGCCGAATTCTCATACTCTTGCAGaaactttaaaaacaatttaggtgtttacattttaaattcgtCTAATGGAATTCTACGAAGGCGTTAACACCTTTAATACAAGTTGATTGTAAACAGGTAACTACAATTTGAAGATCCTTTGCAAGGTTGCACAGCAATCAAATAAGAGCTCTCGATTTTACTTTCCCACTCGCTAAAGCATATTTTCTTCTAACGCAGAGTaatttttctgcttttgaATTACCAAACCTCTTTAGTTACCAAAGAAAGAGTACTGGCTCTTCCACCTTCGCTGCGACAGCGTAGATATTCACTTTATCTGCGTTTTTATTGCCACAGCCGGCTTTATTATTGCCGTTTAGCGATTTTTTATGGGCGGGACTTTAGCTCCGTAGGCAGTGGCATGCGCTTTTTATTGCGCTGCATGTCCTGGCCGCAGTACGGGAAGTGGGCGGAGGTCATTTGTTGGGGTCCGCTGGCTTTttgaaagccataaaaattgAATGGCGTCAGCATCGGTGGGCAGGGAGCAACCAATCCATTTGCTAAATTGCAGTGCAAAGTACAAAAGCATTCACACAGAGGAGAGCGAACGAGTTAGGGAACGGAAAGGAGCCACCACATGTCCTGCCATGTATCTGAGTGTTCTGTTGCACCGCTGTGGTTCAATGGTTGCAACCGGTTGCAGCGGTTGAGCCCGGCGGTTGCACAAACCAGCAATCCGCCAAATGGTTCGAGGGGATATttccaaaaaatgtttataaatatttaaatttgccTTTGCGTTAATTAACCAAATAGATAGTGAGGCGGCGAGGGGCCAACTTAAGCCTGGCAGCCGTAGTTGGGGAACATTCTGGGACTtgcctaaaacttttaattgcactttGTTTGGGTATTGCATAGGAAACTTATCATTAAAATAGTTGTTAAGCTTGTTTAGTTGCCCAAGAAAGTGCAGCATACTCTTTGGCGTTTGCCAGAAAATTTTCCGGATAAATTGTTTCCCCTGGTGGACTTGCAAGACAAGGAGACTTTTCTTTGACAGGCGGCAATTTCCGATCTTAATGAAGGTAAGGATAGCGAAGAAGCTCACAAACGTTCGAATTCTCAGTCTCACAACGCTCACGAAACTTCAGGTGTcgaataaactttttaaatgtCATAAGTTTGGTAGTCAAATGTTATCGGTATTTTAAAACGGTTTGGTGGTTATCAAAAATATTCACATGAATGAGTGTAAGATATaatgatataaaaaataaaagccaaatgaGTAGTTTAGTAGATTTTATGTGCAACAAACATTAATAGATGAACCAAAATACCTCAAAATATTCTTCTGCGCACTATACCGAAAGCATATTTTGGTGCATTTCACTCTAAAGTAATTTTTAAGCCTCGGCAGGCAGCATAACCACCTTAAAATAGTTTTCCGGAGCATTCAATTGAAACCCTGGACTACATTTCAAACTATGGGAGCCTTTCAAAAATTTCCCTTTTCATTACTTCGCTCGGACCCGACCCTTTGACATTCCACTTTTCCAGGCCAACAGCTGTCAGATTCATGCCAGTTCTCCGCTCCTCCTATCAGCATATTTCTTAGTTCATCCGACCACAAAAACCATCTCATTTAGCCATGAAAATCTTGgctgccagcagcagcagaagcggGAAGAAAAAAAGGAGGCACGACGACCTGAGCCGTatccttttcattttcaccCGACCACAAAGCACATTTCGCTTTCATTCCATTTTAGAAATTGTGAAGGGCGaaccgaaatgaaaatgatgaAAATGCAACTAATTCCTGACGGCTTACGGTTATTATGATACCAACCTCTCCTTCTTGGGCTCCTGCTATAGAAATAATTCTCATTTTTATTCTTGCGGCCGAACAGGCATTCAATGGCAACCGGCAGGAGCGAAGATTAACCTTTAGCGGCGTCCCGCCTTCAacgtatttaatttttgtacaCTAAGCCCAAAATCTGTTGGGAACCAATGGGTTAAGGGCTGGATGGATACGGCAGGGATTTGTTTTCGGTGCTGGCTTTAGtagaaattaaattagttgCCGGGGTGGCTCAACAGGTTAGCAGGCATAAACCCGACTTGGCCATGCTAAAACCCTAGTTCAAGCTGCATAAATCACCATTCAAATTAGAAATTAGTCCAAACACtggcacactcgcacacacgcactctAACCTCTCTTCTAGACAGACCACGGCACTTGGAACACAATCCCAGCTGATCTCTCATCGCCCCACTCATACAGCAATCTACTCATCTACTCATCTAGTCATCCAGTCAGCCACTCGTCGGCACACTCATTATTGGGCTCAAGTGCAAATTAGTGTGTTTGCTAGTGGGTTATTAAGGCCTCCCCTGGAAACTCAGTCTCCAACTTGGCCTTTTGTTATGCTAACTAAATGAGTTTTCCGACGCTTTCCATATACTTTCTGTGTCTGTTTTGCGCCTGCAGTAAAACTTTAGTGtacaaatttcatttcattgtttttcgAGTGCGCAACAACAATCAGAATAAGTGTTAAGGGCCTTTCAGATAGTTCCCATTTACTTCCCTTTTTTTCGGTGGGGGTGAGAGGTTCGGGAAAGTTTTGCAATTAACATGAaccgaaaaaaataatcacCGGAACAGCCTAAGAGGCTCAGAAGAGTCGGAAGAggagaaaaatatatgtactcCAACTGCGCTTCACCGCAATTACCACGTGCCAATGCCTCGGGCCTAAGAACCCCAACAGCCCAACAACATCggttataaaaaattaattaaaaacaattaaaagcgGCAGAAGAGTAGAAAACACTGATAATAATGAGTGGCATACGAAGGAGTCTGCATAAAATCAccttaattatgttttttgCATTCTCCccgcaaaacaaaaagggaaTGCTAAACAATATGCAAAGCGGGAAACCAAAGCGCGTCATCATAAAAATTCAATCAGCCTACGAGGCAAATGGCAGGAAGCCCTgaacccaaaaataaaaggggaaaaaacagaaaaacgaaaGGAAAAACACCCGAAAAATATCGCGCCGAAAATGACATTAATTTACACATCAGCGAAGCGCGTAAGAGAAGGAGACTTTTGGGGATCCGAACGGAAACAGGAAGTTGCACAACAGCCCGACGACAAGGAAGAAGGCGGAGGACATTTCGCGACCAGATGACAAAGCgggcaataaaaaacaatcaGAGCGGGGCACTGGGAAAGTccgaaagaaaaacaatttgttaaGTATCTGAAGGTTTAGTCGCCTATAGCCTCGTGTTGCTGCGAAATCAAATCGCAAATAAAACCTCTTCTTTCATTGCTGCTCAGAAATGATTTACAAGACTCTATTAAcgttaataaaaaaaatgtttaaacttATACTCATAATATTTAGCTCGAGAATTTGTCAACagaatattataataaaaacaatattgcAAAGGTTGagtaaaacaaagaaataaagcttctatattttttaattaattataccAACCAAATTATACCGACCAGGATACAAGTAGATAATAAGTTTTTCAGTGTCAAAAGCTTCTGGCACTTGGCCTAAGTTATGAAAACTATTTAGTTGAATGTCTAAGCAAATCAAGGTTATTTTAATAGCAGGATTCACAACTGCCGGCTGAAAATCAAATTGCTTGTCCACCAATCGTGGACAAAGTAAAGCCGCAAGGcaaggcaaaggcaaacaagaTGTCTAATAAATGCTGAGCCCGATATTACCGAATTTGCATTGCAGTATGGACAAGTGGTTAAATATGTTTGTCATTGTATGACTATCACGTGAGCCCCGAAATatgcataattgaattttataaGCCGAAAGATTGTTATTGCTGAAGATTTGTGTGCCGAACAGCGGCGTTGGTTCGCATTCTGCAAAATTTATAGTTTGCAAATTGTTAGTTGAAGCAAGTCGCTTTGGTCCTGGGATTCTCCTTAATTTGTGATTTTGCTACGATGCCCGGAGAGGCAAATCCAAATATTTTCCGAGCTTTTGTCCGGAATAGCAAATTGTCGCAGTCCAAGAAGAATTTCATACTCTTATCAGTTCGGTGACAGTCTGTTGTCAGTGAAAACAAATTGTCCTTTCTGATTGTTCGTCAGACATGACAATTAATCACAGCATTAATAGTATTTCCAGCAAGAAGTGAAGAGAACAACAGTTGACTGCAAAGCTGGCAAATCTCTTTTGAAATTAATGCAGAATTGTGTGAAATTAAATGCCGTTTATGAATACTAGGCGTATGCGCAATACCGGAAATTAAACATACGCCATGCGGCAGCAGAAGGATTGTGAGACCCCGGCTTAAAGCGGAAGCTAATTGTTATTCAGAAAACATAATATGATGGGTGGTGGTCGGGCAAGGACCTTGGGCGTAAGCAAAGGGGCAGCAAATTCTTGCCCAAGATGATGCAGAgcataacaaaaactttaatatttaaatatgtaaaactATTTATGTAAGACGCATAAACAAAATACGCAGGCACCCGAAGGAGCGGGAACTACTGACGCAAATacagcaacaaattaaaaatctgAAACTGGAAATACTGTTTTCGTGGAGCTAGTTAATGCCCTAATATGGTCCTTTCTGTACTAAAATAGTTTTAACAccaattgtattatttttttactaaattattttattttattttaatattactttGTTTTATGACTATTTGAAACCTACAAAGTAGTTTAAGTGTCTTTCTCAAGCCCTTTAATTTTGAATTGATAGTTATCTGTTATAATCATATTGCGCTTAGAAAGAAATACTTAAGAAAAAACACTTTACTTAATTACTAAAAtgtactttttatacccgttactcgtagagtaaaagggtatactagattcgttgaaaagtatgtaacaggcagaaggaagcgtttccgaccatataaagtatatatattcttgatcaggatcagtagccgagtcgatctgaccatgtccgtctgtccgtccgtctgtccgtccgtctgtctgtccttctgtccgtctgtccgtatgaacgtcgagatctcaggaactacaaaagctagaaagttgagattaagtatacagactccagggacatagacgcagcgcaagtttgtcgattcaggttgccacgcccactctaacgcccacaaaccgcccaaaactgccacgcccacatttttgataaatgttttaatattttttaattttggtattggtcttgtaaatttctatcgatttgcaaaaaaactttttgccacgcccactctaccgcccacaaaccgcccaaagctgccacgcccacacttttgaaaaatgttttgatattttttcatttttgtattagtcttgtaaatttctatcgatttgccaaaaaacttttggccacgcccactctaacgcccacaaaccgccaaaaactgtccttcgcacttacactagctgagtaacgggtatcagatagttggggaactcgactatagcgttctctcttgttttactGTCGAAAAACACCAGTTTTAAGACAATCGTATTTGAAGAAATTACTTTTTCCTTGTGTTATTTTCGTCAGTGTAAAGTATATTTTTTCCACTTTGGACGAATGCAAAATTCGCCATACCCTGGCTGCGATGCCCCATCCTTACAGCAGGACCTCGTCTCTTTGGTGGCCACTGCGCGATgcgaaaattttaatttatacattttcagCTATATCTGTATGGGTGAGGGGCAGTGTGCGTGCGACTTCCTGTTGCAAAATGGAGTTTTGTGTGTGCCAGCAGAAGTTTGCACAACTTGTTTATGATTTCTCATGTCAAATACGCTTTTAAGAGTACCTCGAAGAGGGCGTGTCTGCAGATGCCGTTAAAATAAGTACGAGTAGATATAAGTGCAGCTTGAACGAGAGGACTTGCTCGTTTCTATTTCGTAGTGCAGAACTTTTTGATTTACTATCTGAGTGTACGTTTGCATATTCAAGCCTCTTGGTTGCTTCATGTCATGTTTTATATTGTAGTGCATGCTTTAAGGCGCCGGAAGTTCTTTTTGCAACAGGAAGTCGCCATGACAACAGTGTTAATAGATATACATTTGAAGTAAAAAGTTTCTTTATTTCAACTTAATTTACTAGTAATTTACTAGTATATAAgtaacaatatatttatttgtttgggaTGTATGCTATGAAAACGGGGTATATATTGAAGATTAATCTTCTTAATAATAAGGGATTTTAGAGGGGCTGCACCATGCTCTGCTTTTTACATAATACTTTACGACAGTTAAGTAGAtgattaaaattgaaaaacacaACCATTTAAACTCAATCGGTCGGTTTGCGCTTATATAACTCCAATTGCGAAACATGCCTTGCTTCACATTAAATTGCTGCACGACTCAACGCATTTAAAGTCTAGACAGTCACTCATCCAATGCAATATCATTACtatgtttgccttttgctgctcGGTAGATACAGACAGGCAGACACCCGCACAAACTGCTACTTCAAACCAGAAACTTTTTATgattgctttttttgtttgcattaaatgcattttatgcaGGGAAATCTTTTTATGCGACTGAAAGCACGCTTCAGTATAATTTGCGGTCATGTTCATTGATCTCCTGGGAagcattaaaatttaatgatttatACAATGTTTCAATGGGAGGTGCGGTGGGGTTGAATGGCGGTCGTGAGACCCTGGGGCGGatgcaaatgaatttatgTTATGTCCCTGCTGCTATTCTGGTTTAAGGGTTAAAACCTTGTgaaattaacaacaatttgACTTATGCGCGAGCGAGGACCAAACGCACTCACACAACAATGTCTGaagcctaaaagtatgctaaaCAGCCAGCAAAAGTCATAACTCAGCCTCAGTGGCAGCCTGACtaggatgcggatgtggacgAGATTTCGGGCCAAGAGAACTTGGCGAAAGGTGGAACGGCTGGCGGATGTGGGCTGCAACTATTAATCAGgctttaattgtttttgtgtgcGTCGCTCGGTTACATTTGTGGTGCCAGATAGACCTACACACACATGGATTCTCGCCACGAGGacctccacctccagctccACAGCCCCCTCATTGCCCGAGGCACCATGCATCATGTGGGCCGAAATCTTTTTGTAATCTCTGGCATTTGTCTGGATTTTTCGTAAAGACTTTGAATAGATTTATGCTTCTTTGACAGGCACAAGATGTGAATGCGAATCTCTAGGAAAGTCATGCATGAGAGCATGGGCGAGCTTAAAGTGTCTTAAAGAAGTGGTACTGACCCAAACACCCTCTACATCATACATATGTGGTCTTAAGAAAGTAAAAGACGAAGAGACTGtcgaaaaaaagtaaaatcaTTTTCCAGATTTTAACTAGTACAACTACATTTAAGTTCTTAAAGCTTCAGTTGTGTAATTGTACACGTTGGGTTAAAAAgaatctgttttttttctttgcttctCACCTGCTCGACGCCTTTTCTCCCCTGCTTTCTCTTATCATTGTTGGGGCATAAATCACGCGTTTAGTTTGCCAAGTGGCTTTTTCGACCGTTTTGCGTTTAACTGTCGTTTTAGCCACTCTTACGTTTTGCCGCCGCAACTGGCCAACAAGGGCGAACCAACATATTTAGAATATATGGCAACACTTTGGCAACACCGACACAACCCTTGACCACAGCAagtgcaaaaatgtgaaaaataaaacccgGCCCGCAGAGCACAAACACAGACGATTGCGCAACCACAGCGTAAAAACCACTCCAAGTTTTGCCCACCCATACCGACTGCCTCTCCCAAGCCCGTCCTGACCAACATACATATACTGGCGGGATTATTCTGGGAAGAGAACGTTGTAGTTCGGTTCGGTGTTGTCATTGCCAGAGTTGCCAACGACTAGAAAACAGCATGGGCCAGAGCTGGCCACACAAACTTGTAACGTAAATTTAGTATAAGCCCTCGCAAACACACAGCCCCGAACTGTTTCGGCATTTGGCATTAAGATGGGTGTCACAGTATTTTTCAATCGCAGGAGGGGAAGCTATTTTTCAGGTATCTTTTCAAAGCATATGTTCAGTTAAATACAAGGCCAGACACGTACTAGCCATACACTTCAGCTAGTAAAGGCTAATACAGCGAAACGAACTCCCACCCTAACATTATCTAGTAATAAAATATGGAATAAAGCTTAAAAGTGCTAAGAAGAACTTAAGGATTTCATGCTCAGATATTAATTTTCACatataaatgaatttaaaagcaaacaatacaaatatgtatataataaaatgtgcaAACATAATGACAAAAAAGTCAACGAAATGCTTTTCTTCACTAGTTTCAAATTGGACAATGAAATTTTACTTTACACTTTAAAGGAGGCTTATACTTCGATTTCTGTCGCCTAATCCAAGCGGCAAGTATTGCTgccagaaaatatttttgtgttcaaCCGATTGTACAATTGTCTCGTTTTCTGTTTGTCTGCCAAAATGTCGAACTATGGACGGCCTTGATGTTTacattaatattattgtttatcaaatacaaacagcagcagccagaaCAGCCATAATAGAGAAGTTGTTAAATTGAAAAGACATAAAAGTATCATTAAACTTTCGTGTCTGGCAATTGGTTTGGTTTGCATTAGTTTGCTTGGGGTTCGGCAGGGATTTGGCTGCcgtttttatgattttattcaacatttttatctGGTGTCCCGGTTTGGCAGACAGAAATTCGCATTCTCGTATATTTGGTTTAGTTGTctgtttgccaaaaatctaTGACTGGCCGCCATCCCCATCCATTCACTATTGTTGATTATTTATGCACGGAAAACAAATACCATGTGCCGACAGAAAGCACATCCAGTCGAAATTATAGGTCCCTTCAGGCTTCAATTGACTTTgctatttattgattttcctgTCGGCTTATGGTTTaatagaaaaaattaattggtgcTTCTTGATGAATTACTTACTGTTGATATATATAATCCAGCGACTTACATTAAATTCCTGCTGAGGCATTTATGGTACTTTTGGAGATTTACATATCTTAAATATGCAAGCAATGTAGTACAACAAAACAGGAGTTCAAGCTTCTTCTCAGAAGAATCTTCTGATCagataatgaaaaataaaatgattcgGCTGAAgtaacttttaattttaataattaataaataatttaatttatttattaattgaaattatttaaattggatATTTATATTGGAATGCATCTATAGTATACTAAATGCGCCTTAAGTAATACTCCAGTTGGGTGCAGAGTATCTACAGTTTCACACAGAGCCACTTTTTTAAATGGACCTGTGTTAGAAGTCGGAGGCGACATGAGACAGGCAAAACAATGGAGCTCATCAGCAGCATGGGAACGCATTGTACATTGAAAGAACACTTCTGTGCTGTGCCGAAGCACAAAAATAAGACAATTCAATGGAACATGTTTTCTGCTTAAATGCCTATCACATACGTTCAGCTGCTGAAGTAATTCTGGATGCTAGCCATGTATTGTTGTCTGTGATTTAGTCGAACACTAAGGTCAAAGGCTCGAGTCGACTTTCGACTTTCCTTTATTTCAAACACAACACAACCGTAAAAGCTGGTTTTCCCCTAACGAATGACAGGCTCCCCATCGAGTTTCTTCATGTTGGGCAAACGACGGACTGCCTCGGCAGTGAAGGCTGACGGGTCCATGTTCTCGTTCAAAGGATTTCCCACAAATGTGATCTCGCCGAGGTTTGGTGGTACACCCATGCGCATGAACTCCGCCCAGTCCTTGATCATATTGAAGGATATGTAAAACACCCGCAGGGCCTTCATCGATTCCAGGGGCTTTATCTTCTCAATGTTGTTGTAGCTGACCCACAATTCCTCCAGAGTATCGGCCAGTGGTTCTATGCCGTTGAGCGTCTTAAGATTATTACGTGCCAGGCTCAGGACCTTCAGGTTCTTCATTCCCGAAATTCCAGTAATCTTCTCAATCATATTTGAGGACAAGCTGAGCTTTTGGCACTCGGTTAGAGTGTTGAGAATTGGATCCATTTTTTCGATCGGCGGATACTGGAACTGAAGTCCAATCTCCTTGGCAGTGATGGCTGGTTGTTTATTGCGATCCTCCCACTTGGCCAATGCGTCCTTTAAGTTTGTCGGCTTCGACATGACAAAtatgaatttgtatttaaaaggTTATTTTTAAGTGAGAAATGAATTTCTTTCTTAGTATCAGCAACCCCAATATAATTTACTTTCTATCTCTACGCCTTCTTATACCTGTTTGGATTTTGTCTGTATtatgtattaaatatataaaatacagTATATTTAAAAGTCTTTTTTATAGAAAATTCCATGATATGAATCCTGAATTACCTTTAAGGTCGTGTGGCTGATTAGAGCCCACgggtaatttatttattgactcATGTGCCCGCCGTTCCCCAATCGCTGTACTCGTATGTTGACTTGTCTGGCGCACAATGATTACTTCATTGGCCGGGTTCTTTGTCCTGGTCGAAATTGGAGACTGACTTGCGGGATGAGGGGCTGCCTTTGTCATATGCTACCCTTCGTGTTCTTTGCCGCCTTTGCGTCATGTTGGCAATTGTGGAGGGAGAATCGAGCTGCTTTGGGTGAGAGGACTCCTCGGCACTTTATTACACACATTTGAGGTGATAATACAGTTCACATTTCGCCCCAAGGGGCcatccttttgttttgcttttttatcgAGCCCTCCTCTTTTATTTGTAGTTCACTTTCAATTGTACACAgcattttgattaaatatttgctaCAGCTGTT from Drosophila yakuba strain Tai18E2 chromosome 2L, Prin_Dyak_Tai18E2_2.1, whole genome shotgun sequence includes these protein-coding regions:
- the LOC6528953 gene encoding dynein axonemal light chain 1 codes for the protein MSKPTNLKDALAKWEDRNKQPAITAKEIGLQFQYPPIEKMDPILNTLTECQKLSLSSNMIEKITGISGMKNLKVLSLARNNLKTLNGIEPLADTLEELWVSYNNIEKIKPLESMKALRVFYISFNMIKDWAEFMRMGVPPNLGEITFVGNPLNENMDPSAFTAEAVRRLPNMKKLDGEPVIR